tccctctttctaTGCTCCATTCCTATAGCTGtgaccctctctctccctctgattCCACTCTGATCACCCCAGCTACTTGTCCTGCACTGACGAGGATGAGATGTGGGATTGGACCACCAGCATCCTTAAAGCCCAGGTGAGGGGAAGGAAAAGGCTGAGGGCTGGGTCTGTGGTCCCCCTGGGGCCCAGCTATCCTCCTCAGTGCCTTTCATGCCCACTGGTGCCAACCCCTCACGCTCCCACCAGCACGATGACCAGCAGCCAGTGGTCTTACGACGCCGTTCCTCCTCCGACCTTGCCCGTCAGAAGTTTGGCACTATGCCTCTGCTGCCTATCCGTGGGGATGACAGTGGAGCCACCCTCCTCTCTGCCAATCAGACCCTGGTAAGGCACCCCAGTCTGCCCCCAACCCCTGATTCCTGCTGTAACCCTTGTCACATTGCAGTAGGGAGTGGTGTGCCTGCTAGCCTGGTGCCACCCTATGCTCACTGTCCCCCTCCCTTCTGCCTTCTTCACCCCCATTCACCACTCCTGTCTCCTGTTGCTAGTCCTCACTATGTCTTTATATctttccctccccttgtccctACCCCACCTGTGTCCAGCGGCAACTACACAACCGGAGGACCCTGTCCATGTTCTTTGTGAGTATTGTGCCTGCTCCAGCAGTATGCCTGTCAACCCTGTGTTTCTCTGTGCTGCCTGAGCCCCGGATGTGCTCTGTTTTCCTCATGTAGGCCATCAGGGTGTGTGTAGGCcatcggggtgtgtgtgtgtgtgtgtgtgtgtgtgtgtgtgtgtgtgtgtgtagcccatcagggtgtgtgtgtgtgtgtgggccatcagggtgtgtgtgtgtgagagagagacagagggagagaggagaaagagagagagaaagggagagggagagggacaggacagagagagagaggaggccagaaagaatgagaaaaatgagaggtGTAAGGTGCGGTAATAAAAGGAGAAAgttcgggcacagtggctcacacctgtaatcccagcactttgggaggctgaggtgaggtcaggagttcaagaccagcctaatcaacatggtaaaatcccgtctctactaaaaatacaaaattagccagatgtggtggcgcatgcctgtgatcccagctacttgggaggctgaggcaggagaatcacttgaacctgggaggcggaggttgcagtgagtcgagatcacaccactgcactccagcctaggcagcaagagtgaaactctgtctcaaaaacaaaacaaaacaaaacaaaacaaaacaaaacaaaaaaacaaggggAAAGTTGTCACAGAATCTGTGAAATAGAAGGAAAGTGATGAAGTGAATGCATTTTGGAGttagacagacctgggttcaaaccccagctctgccatttactcaTTATGTGATGCTGGGCAACTTAACCCCTTTGCATTCAGTTGACTCTTTTGTAGTGTAACCCACTGCACAGGGTTTTTCTAGTATTATACATGCCAAGTATTTTACAGCATCTGGCCCAGAggaagagctcaataaatgttagtgatTAATAATCTGGTAACTTTAACTCTGTGCCCACTCCTGCCATCCCATTCCCATTCAGCCGATGAAGTCATCCCAGGGGTCTGTGGAGGAGCAAGAGGAGCTGAAGGAGCCTGTGTATGAGGAGCCGGTGTATGAAGAAGTAGGGGCCTTCCCTGAGTTGACCCAGGACACTTCTACCTCTTTCTCCACCACACGGGAGTGGACAGTGAAGCCAGAGAACCCCCTTACCAGCCAGAAGTCCTTGGATCAACCCTTTCTGTCCAAGTCAAGCACCCTGGGCCAGGAGGAGAGGCTACCTGAGGCCCCTCCGGGCCCCCTTTCAAAGAGCAGTCCCCAGGCACGGGGGTCCCTGGAGGAACAGCTGCTCCAGGAGCTCAGCAGCCTTATCCTGAGGAAAGGAGAGACCACTGCAGGCCTGGGAAGTCCTTCCCAGCCATCCAGCCCCCAATCCCCCAGTCCCACTGGCCTTCCAACACAGACACCTGGCTTCCCCACCCAACCCCCCTGCACTTCTAGTCCACCCTCCAGCCATCCCCTCACATGACCCTAGGACCAGCAGTCTAAGAGGATAGGTACCAGAAGACCCAGAAGCTCTTATCATGGCACTGTTGCAGCTTCCTCTGGCCCGGCTGGAAAGACTCCAGAATCCAGTGTGGTGCTGTGGAAGGAGCATTGGACTGAAGGCTTCAGTGGCTGTGTGTCCCAGGACAGGTCATGGCTCCTCTCTGGGCCCAGCCCATTTATCTGTACCATGAGGTAACTGAAGTAAGGAGAGCAGTGAATGTCAAACTGTTTGTCAGAGCCATAAGCCTCACATATTTTCCCTCAACAAGGGCAGCTCctgctttatatatttgatatgtaGGGGTTCTGTGAGAGATTTTGGGTTTTAAAGGAATGGTTTTAttgcattaaagaaaaaaatgctttggaAACCAGAGGCCTGGATGATGTTAAAGTCTATCCTGTCCCACTTCCTACATTCTGGGACTACAGTGAAGCCTGGAGTAGGGAGACTGAGTTTGGGGGCTGGGACCAGGGAAGTCAAAAATAGATGAGTAATTGTCAATAAACCTTGGAACCAAAGACTAccattctcattcattcattcaacaaatatatattgtgcACCTAATTGGTCCCAGGTCTGGGGATATagcatgaacaaaacaaacaggGCCCCTGCTCTTATGGATCCTCCATTGTGGAGGGGAacagaaaatagcaaataaacacataaaccaGTACTTGAACAAGTGAGTTTAGTGCTGTGAAGAAACTGAACCAAAGTGATGAACTTGAAGAGTGATTGTggaggccaggcgccgtggctcacacctgtaatcccagcactttgggaggctgagggggatggattatctgaggtcaggagtttgagaccatcctggctaaggtggtgaaatcctgtctctactaaaaaaacaaacttagctggttgtggtggcatgtacttgtaatcccagctactcaggaggctgaagcagaagaatcacttgaatctgggaggcggaggttgcagtgagccgagatggcaccattgcactgcagtctggcaacagagcgagactccatctcaaaaaaaaaaaaaaaaaagtgatggttGAAATGGCCTTTGGACTGGGTGAATGGGGAAGGCCTCTGTGAAGAGTTGCAAAGGGAAAGAAGCTGTTGGAGGAGACAGGTGGAATGCTAGAAGGAAGAGATTCTGGAGAAAGAAAGCGGGCATGAAGAACGCTCTGCACTGGAAGGTACTTGGTCTACTGAGGGAACAGCAaggaggctggagcacagtgagcaGACAGTGGGAGAAGAGTACAGGCTGAAGTAAGAAAGACCAGCAGGGTCTTCCATGCATAGCCTTGAAGGCCATGGATtctatttggattttattctgaagcAATTGCATTTTAAGCAAGTAAATGATGAGATcttatttccctttaaaaaagaaaaaaaggttgatCACTCTGCTGTGTGAACagtgggttggggtgggggaagtgtGGAAGTAAGGAGACCAGATATTAGACCAGAAGTCTAATAATGAGGGCTTGGACTAGGATGGTGGTCTTGGAAATTGAGGGAAGTGGATCaagaggtttttgtttgcttattgttGTCTGAAATAGAACCTGTAGGACCTACTGATGGATAGAATGTAGGGGTAGGAGAAGGCACACTGACTCTGGGTTTCTGGCTTAACTAACTGGAGAAAATGCGGTGCCATTTAAAACGTTACCGGGGGAGGATCACGTTGAAGGAGCTTTGAAAGctttagccgggtgcggtggctcaagcctgtaatcccagcactttgggaggccaagacgggcagatcacgaggtcaggagatcgagaccatcctggctaacatggtgaaaccccatctctactaaaaaaatacaaaaaactagccgggcgaggtggcgggcgcctacagtcccagctactccggaggctgaggcaggagaatggggtaaacccgggaagcggagcttgcagtgagctgagatccggccactacactccagcctgggcaacagagtgagactccgtctcaaaaataaataaataaataaataaataaataaataaataaatagctttaaAAGTTGAGGTTCCTATTAGATACACTAGCAGAGGTGTCAGTGGGGAGTTGGAGTGTTAATCTGGAGTTTTGAACCATGTCACGGTTACTGGGACAGGTGCCTGAGCCAAAGGAGCTTAGGTGAGGAGGATGAGGAATGGGGGAGAGGCTCTTCAGAAAGCAGTGCTAGGGCTGGAAGATCCTAAAGATGGCAGGGGCTTCCTGCGCATCTCCCAGCTCTCACCGACTCACTGGTATCGTTTACTTTTCAGTGGGGCCCAGACTTTTTACCTTTGGGCCTGGTTCCTTCCTGGATCCAGGCATCTTTCTCACCCTGCTCACGCTGGCTTTTCCAGTTAAGCGGGAATTAGGAAAAGGTCTGGGACCAGCCCTCTCTTCGTCAGATGCATCTTTGCTCAGGTGCCCAGTGACTCAGTTTCCCTGGTCACACATTGAATTCCTCATCATTAGCTCGGGGACTGGTGATCtacatatgcaaatgaataattATCAATAATTACAGGCTGAATCAGTGGATACACTACAAATAGAACTCAAGGCGTCTTGACTCAGATGCCTGGGGTTCTCCCCACCGCCCAGCGGACGCTGCGTCCGCCCCGCCGCCCGGACCCTTCCGGGGTATTTGCAGCAGTAAcaggtttattttctttgctgcCCGCTCTCGCTTCCGCGCCCTGCGCTGTTGCCGGACAAGTCGTGGGCGGGCAGAGGGcgtggcctggcctggcctggggcGGGGCTCCACAGTGGGCGGGGCTTCCTTGAGTTCCGGAGTCCAGTCGCTGGCCGCCTTGCTGGAGCGGAGATGCAGCCACCGCCCCGAAAAGTGAGCTTGCTCCTCAATGGGGACTCCTGGCGGGCTGGGGGAACGGACGGAGCTAAGGGGGCACCCGACTTGGGGTGGGAGACGGGAAGTCGGAAGGGATCAGACCCCAAACCAGAAGTAACAGAGGAAAGAGCTCAGCCCCTCCCTGGCCCCGCCCCCTCACCGCTCCCTGCGCGGAGTGTTTTTTAGGTCCTTGCGCCCGGGGTCTTCATCCTCTCCTTGCCCCCGCAGGTGAAGCCGGCGCAGGAGGTGAAGCTTCGCTTCCTGGAACAGCTGAGCATCCTTCAGACCCGGCAGCAGAGGGAGGCGGATCTGCTGGAGGACATCAGGTAGCCCCCTAACCCTCTTCATTTACACTCACCTTCGTCGTTGTGCGCCACTTCTCCCCAACATACATCTGGCGGCGTGGAGGAACAGGGGCCAAGAGCTCCCCAGCCGACCCATCCACAGCCCTCACCCTAGGCTTGGCCTCTCCAGATACTGGATAGGAATGCTCCCCAACCTAACCCCCCCAGCTCCCCCCCAACATAAACACAGGAACTCTCCCTCAAAGCCCTTGACTCCACACTACTGCCCCCAACCCTACAATCAACCTTAGAGCAGaatccctctccctcttccagaCCTGTTGGAAGGCTGGCAGACGTCGTACCCAGGCCCCCATCAATCTTCACCTCTAAGCCCACAGATGAACCTCTGGGTTGGGGAGGATCCTGCTGGGGCCCAGGGCAGTAAGGTGAGGGTTTCCTGTGTTGCGGCTGCCTGAGGTGATCTCAAGGACTCCCATCAGTCCCATTCCGTCTGGGTGCAGTTACGCTCTAGGAACCTGGCTCCCCCGGCTTCTTCCTGCCCAGAGTACAGGACTGAGGATGGGAGAACATGCCCAAACATAACCTTatcccccacctcaccctccacCTGCAATCTCCGCAGATCCTACAGCAAGCAGAGGGCAGCCATTGAACGGGAGTATGGGCAGGTATGGGACTTTTTTCTGTACCTTACCTCTTGTTCCAGTCTCCTTTACATCACCAGTAATGTCTGTCTATATCTATCCCTATTGTGGTCAGGAGCAGATGCCTAGAGTCAAGCAGCCTGGTGTCAGATCCCTGTTGTGTAATTATAGCCATGTGGCCTTGGACCAGTTAGTTAACCTTTCTtgacctcagtttctttctctgtaaaatgggaataaaaataataccttaCCTTCATgtagggttgttgtaaggattataCAAATTAATGACTATAAGGCATTTAGCAAAGCAAGTGGCACATAATGTACCCAAAGGATGGTATGATTATACTCTGATCTCATATTCTCCCAGTTGGGGTGGGTCTTTGAAAGGGAACTTGGTTCTGTGATGGCTTTTTCACCAGGCACTCCAGAAACTGGCTGGCCCATTCCTGAAGAGGGAAGGGCACCGGAGTGGCGAGATGGACAGCAGGTGGGCCCTATGGAGGGGGCGGGCCACAGGGACCAAAAAGTGATGGGGAGCTCAGCCCCAGGAGCCTGTGGAGATGAAGGCCTAGCAAGTGGGGAGGGCATGTGAGCTGTAGGTAGAGCTgacacagcagcagcagaggagcTGACCCAGCAAGGACACTGTGGGTGGGGTGGATGGCAGGAGTGAGGCTTGTGGCTGAGCTAATGGGCTGATCGATTGATGGGCTTACAGACAAGGGAGGATGGGAAAGCACTCTGTCTCCCATGGTGTTGGTCAGGGGGCGGGGGTGGTCTCATGAAGCTGTGGAGTGCTCTCCTCCTCAACACAGACCTTCTCTGGGGAGGGGCAGGACAGTGTTCGGTGCCTGGCGCTGCTTGCTGGATGCCACCGTGGCTGGGGGCCAAACCCGGCTCCAGGCGTCCGACCGATACCGTGACCTAGCAGGGGGTACAGGGCGGAGCGCCAAGGAGCAGGTGCTTAGGAAGGTATGGCTCAGAGGATGGGGTGAAGGAAGAGCTGGCTTGGGACCAAAGGTGGTCTAGGTCAGGACTTTGTGTGTGCATCCCAATAGGGAACAGAGAACCTCCAGAGGGCCCAGGCCGAGGTGCTGCAGTCTGTCCGGGAGCTGAGCCGAAGTCGGAAGCTGTATGGGCAGCGGGAACGTGTGTGGGCCTTGGCACAGGAGAAGGCAGCTGATGTCCAGGCCAGGTGGGGTCATGTAGAGTGAGGAAGCCCAAGGTGGGGGAACAGGGAGGTGGGGCTGTGTAGGGGTGGAGCCAAGTCACCAAAGCAGGGCCTGACTCTGATCTCATATTCTCTCACTTGGGGTGGGTCTGATTCCTTTCCCTCATCTGCACAGGCTAAACCGAAGTGACCATGGGATCTTCCACTCTCGGACCAGTCTCCAGAAACTGAGCACCAAGGTTTGAGGGATGAGGGCATGAGTGTGGGGCAGGGAAGAGGAGGGCAGAATAGTCTAGTGGTTTGGAACCTAGGTGCATAAGTATGAAAGACTGGGTTGAATCCAGGCTCTCCTACTTCCTGGGTGGGTGACCTTGGTTAAtttacttcatctctctgagccttattttcttctataaaatggaaagaataccCTTCTTTTTCAGTCCTTTAATATGCATTTATTGAGGATCTGCATGtactaggcactgttctagacactATGGATAAGTGGAGAACACTACCAATGGAGTTCCTGCCCTCACAGTCTGGTTAAGAGAGACAGACAGCAAATAAATACttagatgaaaataaaacaaggtacTATGATAAAGAATAACAAGGGGGTAGAATTTAGAGGGAGGCCTCTCTGAATAGGTGGCCTAATTGTCAAGAAGGAGCTGGCCTTGCAAAGATCtaaaggaagaacattccagagagaagaaatgatgagtgcaaaggctctgaggtgGGAATAACTTTGTAGGCTCGAGGAATTGAGAGAAGGCCAGTATGGCTGGAGTACTGTAAGCAAGGGAACAAGCACTTGAAAAGACGTCAGAGAGGTTGTGGGGGTCAGCTCATATTGAACCTGGTGGACCGTGGTAAGGAAcagtggattttattttaaatgcgtGCAGAAGGCACTAGAGGATTTTGAGCAGGAGTTGTGAGTATGCAACATTTTTAGAgtagtgccaggcacatagtaagcactcaataatgtGAGAATCCATTCTGGATCTGGCTTCTCAATTGGTCTTGGAAGGACTCAAGGGGTCTAGGGCTTCCTATTGACATCAGTTTAATCTCCTAGCTGTCCGCCCAGTCAGCCCAGTACTCCCAGCAACTGCAAGCCGCCCGCAATGAGTACCTGCTTACCTTGGTGGCTACCAATGCCCACCTCGACCATTACTACCAGGAGGAACTGCCAGCTCTGCTCAAGGCCAGTCTTAACCCAAACACCCCTGTCCCTCagcagggagggaaaggaggaccTCCCCCTTGCTTCTTGATCCCCATGACACTGGGCGGTGCAGGGGATCTTGTCTGCTTACAGTGGGTAGATGATACATACATGGGCTCTGGTTCTGCTCGTAGCTGGCTGCATGGCATTGTACAGTACACGTAACCCTTCTGAACCCCAGATTCCTCATCAGGGATAACCCTTTCTCTGCCTATCTTATAACACTAGTTGGGCTCAAAGGAGAGAATGGATGTTAAAGTATGTTTTAAACTTCTAAGTGCTCTGCACACATGAGGGCCTTTCTCATGAAGAatgccttcttccctccttcctataTCTCATGACCATCACCTGTCAAATCTGGAACGAGCCTATTTTACAGTAGAGATCTGGGGGAAGGGTGGTGTTAATATCTTGGGGTTCTTTCTAGGCCCTTGTCAGTGAGCTGTCAGAACACTTGAGGGACCCCTTGACCTCCCTCAGCCGCACTGAGCTGGAAGCCGCAGAGGTCGTCCTGGAGCATGCCCACCGTGGAGAGCAGACAACCTCCCAGGTGAGGGCTGTGGCTTCTAAGAGCTTCCCTAGGGATCCTTTTTACCCTTCCCTCCCAATGCAGCCCTCTTTCCTTCACACATTGTCCTTTTTCTTCCAAGAAGTGCTAGGAACAGGGTTGGAGAGTGAGCCAGTGAATGAGTGACTTTGACTTTTCCCAACCCCTAGGTAAGCTGGGAGCAAGACCTGAAGCTGTTTCTTAAGGAGCCTGGTGtattttcccccaccccacctcagcaGTTTCAGCCAGCAGGGACTGATCAGGTGAGACCTTCCTGCTTGTTGGAACCAGGCCACATATAAAGGGGACTATGATTTAGGCCTCCTCCTCCATTATCCTTGTCTTTACGTTAACTTAGTGAGTGTTACACCATGGAGAGGGGGTTTCAGAATTCCAACGCACCTCCCTCCCaccaggacacacacacaaaaaaacacacctCAGGCCACCTTTCAGTCACTTGACTGCACCATCTTCTTCATTCTACCTCTGTCCCTCGACCTGGATCCCATTTCTGAAGCTCTGTATCTCTGTGTCCACATTACCTGTATCCATGGCCATAGGCATGTGCCCCTTCCTCTTTGTCCTTGTCCTTGGAGGTCAAGACAGAGTGGAAACAGGAGGGAACTGGAGAGAAGGAGCAGCCTCAGGTCCTCCTCACAGCACCCCCTGACCCATTCAGGTGTGTGCCCTGGAGTGGGGAGCAGAAAGCATGGCTGGCGAGAGTGGCCTGGAGAAAGAGGTTCAGCGCTTGACCAGCCGAGCTGCCCGTGACTACAAGATCCAGAACCATGGGCATCGGGTGAGATGGGGGGCACAGGTGTCATGTGCACCTTCTTGTCTCAGCAAGAAGAGCTGAGAGAGGGGATCTTGGAGCCATTGAGGGTGTCATGGAGCTACAGAGGGGAGGGAAAGGTATTGTAAGGTAACAGTGTGGCACAATAGTTAAGAACAGTTTTTGGAGCTAGACCGACATAGGTTCAAATTCTCTTATGTTGCTTCCTAGTTCTGTAACCCCGGGTAAGggagtgacttaacctctctggacttcaatttcctcatcactAAAGTAGGGCCAATAATAGCGCCCACCTCATAgggaagattaaatgacataatgtatGTGATACAACTAGCAAAGTACCAGTCCTGTAGTAAGTCATGCCCCACAGTATTTCCACCCACCCCTGTTCTCTGCCTTCCCAACCAGGTACTGCAGCGACTGGAACAGAGGCGGCAGCAGGCTTCAGAACGGGAGGCTCCAGGCATAGAACAGAGGTTACAGGAAGTGCGAGAGAGCATCCGCCGGGCACAGGTGAGGCACACCCCTGAGGTTAGAGATCCCACCTTCTCAGGCAAGCCCCACTCCCTCTACTCTTTCTGAtggtgggaaggagggaagggagaagcagagagtagacACTGCCATCAGCCAGGTTCCACTAACTAACTTCCTCCCCATGCCAGGTGAGCCAGGTGAAGGGGGCTGCCCGGCTGACTCTGCTGCAGGGGGCTGGCCTAGATGTGCAGCGCTGGCTGAAGCCAGCCATGACCCAGGCCCAGGATGAGGTGGAGCAGGAGCGACGTCTCAGCGAGGCTCGGCTGTCCCAGAGGGATCTCTCTCCAACCGTGAGCTCCTCCCCCGACACTACCCATCCTTCCTTAGAAGTGAAAAACTCCAGTGGAACGCAAACCCTATAAAACTGGAATCACAGTTGTGCCTAACTCAAAGGGTTATTGTGAGGTTTAAGTGAAATCATTCATATATAATTCTTTACATAATTTCTGGCATAGAATCCTCAGTAAATTTTTATTATGAGCATAATAGAATGATTAAGAAGTAGGGTTCTGGGGCACTCTGTAAGGGCTTTGAGTACCAGCCACTCCACTTATGAGCTGTGCAATCTCGAAAAGTGACTTAACTTTTCCGAACCCCAGTTTCCTCATAAAAAAAGTGAGGCTAATAGTTGTGCAAAACTATTAGCACTAGGtcattatgaagattaaatgagacaatatatACAAGATACTTTGCATTGTGCTTGACACATAGTACGCACTCAATTGCTGTAACTCTGCTATTACTGTTGTTATTATCCTACTCTGTGGTGTCTGTGGTTGTATACATGGTGAGTGGATGGGTGCAACTACCTTGGAGGGGGATCCATGGTGTCCTTTATGGGAAAGATGGAAGAGTGGGAGATAGAACCAGTGCTTGAGAGTGGGCCCCATATGAGGTCTGTTCTTTGCCCCTCTAGGCTGAGGATGCTGAGCTTTCTGACTTTGAGGAATGTGAGGAGACAGGAGAGCTCTTTGAGGAGCCTGCCCCCCAAGCCCTGGCCACTaggcccctcccctgccctgcacATGTAGTATTTCGCTATCAGGTATGAATGGGGGTGGGGACCTTTGATGGGGGTGGGGACCTTTGATGGGCAAGGGTCAGGGACAGCCAAGTCCTGAATCCTTCGTGTATGGCCCAGGCAGGGCGTGAGGATGAGCTGACAATCATGGAGGGTGAGTGGCTGGAGGTCATAGAGGAGGGAGATGCTGACGAATGGGTCAAGGTGGGTATGGACCCTGGGCTCTGACCTTGGGTTGGGGGCAGTAGGAGGGAGTTCTCTGTGGCCCCCATGGACCCTTCTAGGCAAAGCTAGAAGCCTGAGTAGAGGAGAGCCAGGGTCATGGACTGCTGAGGTAAATCTAATATCTGTTCACATCGCTGGGTGAGCAGGCTCGGAACCAGCACGGTGAGGTAGGCTTTGTCCCTGAGCGGTATCTCAACTTCCCAGACCTCTCCCTCCCAGAGAGTGGCCAAGACAGTGACAATCCCTCTGGCGCAGAGCCCACAGGTAAGAAAGGGAAATTTGGGGTTAGGGGACCCTGGGTATGGTGAAGAATTGTTAGGGGTTGTAGCCCTGGGGTGTCACGGTCCTGGGGCACTGCCACCCACCTCCCTCTCACTGTTTCTCCTGGGCCTCTGTAGCATTCCTGGCACGGGCCCTGTACAGCTACACCGGACAGAGTGCAGAGGAGCTGAGCTTCCCTGAGGGGGCGCTCATCCGTCTGCTGCCCCGGGCCCAAGATGGAGTAGAtgacggcttctggaggggagaaTTTGGGGGCCATGTTGGGGTCTTCCCCTCACTGCTGGTGGAAGAGCTGCTTGGTCCCCCAGGGCCACCTGAACTCTCTGACCCTGAACAGGTGAGGCTTACCTTCTCCCTGAACTCCCCAGGCACCTCTGGGTTGACCCTTCTACCCCAGTAAAGCCTCATATTCATTTTAATGCCCCCTCTGCTCCCCAGGTTTACCTCCTGTAGTGGCCTGGGCCTCCCCATCTCCTATGGGTGGGCAGGGGAAAGGGAAACCAAGGCAGCCTTCATAGGAGTTTGGGGGTCCTACTTTAGTGCTGGATAGATCTGAGTTCACATTTCTATTGTATAACTTGGGCAAtgatttaatctctctgagcttgtttcttcacatgtaaaatggggataatacctaCTTTAGCAGGCTCACT
The Chlorocebus sabaeus isolate Y175 chromosome 23, mChlSab1.0.hap1, whole genome shotgun sequence DNA segment above includes these coding regions:
- the FCHSD1 gene encoding F-BAR and double SH3 domains protein 1, with translation MQPPPRKVKPAQEVKLRFLEQLSILQTRQQREADLLEDIRSYSKQRAAIEREYGQALQKLAGPFLKREGHRSGEMDSRTVFGAWRCLLDATVAGGQTRLQASDRYRDLAGGTGRSAKEQVLRKGTENLQRAQAEVLQSVRELSRSRKLYGQRERVWALAQEKAADVQARLNRSDHGIFHSRTSLQKLSTKLSAQSAQYSQQLQAARNEYLLTLVATNAHLDHYYQEELPALLKALVSELSEHLRDPLTSLSRTELEAAEVVLEHAHRGEQTTSQVSWEQDLKLFLKEPGVFSPTPPQQFQPAGTDQVCALEWGAESMAGESGLEKEVQRLTSRAARDYKIQNHGHRVLQRLEQRRQQASEREAPGIEQRLQEVRESIRRAQVSQVKGAARLTLLQGAGLDVQRWLKPAMTQAQDEVEQERRLSEARLSQRDLSPTAEDAELSDFEECEETGELFEEPAPQALATRPLPCPAHVVFRYQAGREDELTIMEGEWLEVIEEGDADEWVKARNQHGEVGFVPERYLNFPDLSLPESGQDSDNPSGAEPTAFLARALYSYTGQSAEELSFPEGALIRLLPRAQDGVDDGFWRGEFGGHVGVFPSLLVEELLGPPGPPELSDPEQMLPSPSPPSFSPPAPTSVLDGPPAPVLPGDKALDFPGLLDMMVPRLRPMRPPPPPPAKAPDPGHPDPLT